Proteins from a single region of Phycisphaeraceae bacterium D3-23:
- a CDS encoding 30S ribosomal protein S1, with product MVNKNLIATLSVDDAEAESMLMDAFGDDVAGGNMESLLEVNIEDFTNGKILQGKVIGMAGDDFLVDVGLKSEGILDKHEFENPGDVEIGDTVEVLLESVEGEGGMVAISKRKADRIRGWEKIISEKGEEDPVEGKVMRKIKGGLLVDIGVPVFLPASQVDIRRPADIGIYIGKTIEAQILKIDTERRNIVISRRKLIEDRRSILRKELLEKVNVGDITTGTVKNIADFGAFVDLGGIDGLLHITDMSWGRVNHPSDVVKIDEKIEVKILNIDYEKEKIALGLKQKDSSPWEDIEAKYPANTRVKGTVTNIMSYGAFVKLEDGVEGLVHISEMSWTKRINHPSEVVSIGEEADVVVLDINKDKQEISLGMKQTEVNPWELVAEKYPPGTMVEGKVRNLASYGAFIEIEPGIDGLLHVSDLSWTKKISHPNEMLKKGDACKCVVLEVDQTKQRVALGLKQMEEDPWLEAIPSAYQPGMIVHGKVTKITNFGVFVELEDDLEGLLHISELADHKVENPQDVVQQNQDVEVKILRVDLDDRKIGLSLKRAAWTADQEAAAERTEGKGGDSASGSGGGIGGLGEGLDHLGTDKITFGGSGE from the coding sequence ATGGTTAACAAGAACCTCATCGCCACCCTCTCGGTCGACGACGCCGAAGCCGAGTCCATGCTGATGGACGCCTTCGGCGACGACGTCGCGGGCGGCAACATGGAGTCGCTGCTCGAAGTCAACATCGAAGACTTCACCAACGGCAAGATCCTGCAGGGCAAAGTCATCGGCATGGCCGGCGACGACTTCCTCGTCGATGTCGGGCTCAAGTCCGAAGGCATCCTCGACAAGCACGAGTTTGAAAACCCCGGCGACGTCGAGATCGGCGACACCGTCGAGGTGCTGCTCGAGTCGGTCGAAGGTGAAGGCGGCATGGTCGCCATCTCCAAGCGCAAGGCCGACCGCATCCGCGGCTGGGAAAAGATCATCAGCGAGAAGGGCGAAGAGGACCCCGTCGAAGGCAAGGTCATGCGCAAGATCAAGGGCGGCCTGCTCGTCGATATCGGCGTGCCTGTGTTCCTCCCCGCGTCGCAGGTCGATATCCGCCGGCCCGCCGACATCGGCATCTACATCGGCAAGACCATCGAGGCACAGATCCTCAAGATCGACACCGAACGTCGCAACATCGTCATCTCCAGGCGGAAGCTCATCGAAGACCGCCGATCCATCCTCCGCAAGGAGCTTCTGGAGAAGGTCAACGTCGGCGACATCACCACCGGCACGGTCAAGAACATCGCCGACTTCGGCGCGTTCGTCGACCTCGGCGGGATCGACGGCCTGCTCCACATCACCGACATGTCCTGGGGCCGGGTCAACCACCCCAGCGACGTCGTCAAGATCGACGAGAAGATCGAAGTCAAGATCCTCAACATCGACTACGAAAAAGAGAAGATCGCGCTGGGCCTCAAGCAGAAGGACTCGTCGCCCTGGGAAGATATCGAGGCCAAGTACCCCGCGAACACCCGCGTCAAGGGCACGGTCACGAACATCATGTCCTACGGCGCGTTCGTCAAGCTCGAAGACGGCGTCGAAGGCCTCGTCCATATCTCCGAGATGTCCTGGACCAAGCGCATCAACCACCCCTCCGAGGTCGTGTCGATCGGCGAAGAGGCGGATGTCGTCGTGCTTGACATCAACAAGGACAAGCAGGAGATCTCGCTGGGCATGAAGCAGACCGAGGTCAACCCCTGGGAACTCGTCGCCGAGAAATACCCGCCCGGCACGATGGTCGAGGGCAAGGTCCGAAACCTCGCCAGCTACGGCGCGTTTATCGAGATCGAGCCCGGCATCGACGGCCTGCTGCACGTCAGCGACCTGTCGTGGACCAAGAAGATCAGCCACCCCAACGAGATGCTCAAGAAGGGCGACGCCTGCAAGTGTGTCGTCCTCGAGGTCGACCAGACCAAGCAACGCGTCGCGCTCGGGCTCAAGCAGATGGAAGAAGACCCCTGGCTCGAAGCGATCCCGTCGGCCTACCAGCCGGGCATGATCGTCCACGGCAAGGTGACCAAGATCACCAACTTCGGCGTCTTCGTCGAGCTTGAGGATGACCTCGAAGGGCTCCTGCATATCTCCGAGCTGGCCGACCACAAGGTCGAGAACCCGCAGGACGTGGTGCAGCAGAACCAGGACGTCGAGGTCAAGATCCTCCGCGTCGACCTGGACGATCGCAAGATCGGCCTGTCGCTCAAGCGGGCGGCGTGGACCGCCGACCAGGAAGCCGCAGCCGAACGCACCGAGGGCAAGGGCGGCGACAGCGCGT
- a CDS encoding DUF1559 domain-containing protein: MTRRAFTLIELLVVISIIALLIAILLPALGAAKKSAKNMQCTSNLHQIGIGALSYAGDFKDLLPPSSIGGKPTDIKFNNWDIRHAVRDYIDFNIMQCPLSPAQIDLFIEPGVPVIESNYGFYWNWKWNNQADLQAMARADQNYSYRNGGIEYEFNVLAMDYDTFNIGSQVAEGPHPSKGAEANVQLISDGLTNAFSRWDTAGGAPRGEITKNYLFTDGHVETFGHVNPQHTNVDMQQVPSFNSAWGGWVVYMPAINP, encoded by the coding sequence ATGACCCGACGCGCTTTTACACTCATCGAACTGCTGGTTGTGATTTCCATCATCGCCCTGCTCATCGCGATCCTGCTGCCCGCGCTCGGGGCGGCGAAGAAGTCCGCCAAGAACATGCAGTGCACCAGCAATCTGCACCAGATCGGCATCGGGGCGCTGTCCTACGCGGGCGACTTCAAGGACCTGCTGCCGCCCAGTTCCATCGGCGGCAAACCTACGGACATTAAGTTCAACAACTGGGACATCCGCCACGCGGTCCGCGACTACATCGACTTTAACATCATGCAGTGCCCGCTCTCGCCCGCACAGATCGACCTGTTCATCGAGCCCGGCGTGCCCGTCATCGAATCCAACTACGGCTTCTACTGGAACTGGAAGTGGAACAACCAGGCCGACCTCCAGGCCATGGCCCGTGCCGACCAGAACTACTCCTACCGCAACGGCGGGATCGAGTACGAGTTCAATGTCCTGGCGATGGACTACGACACCTTCAACATAGGTAGCCAGGTCGCCGAAGGCCCACACCCCTCGAAGGGGGCCGAGGCCAATGTCCAACTCATCTCCGACGGCCTGACCAACGCCTTCTCGCGGTGGGACACAGCGGGCGGTGCGCCACGCGGTGAGATCACGAAGAACTACCTCTTCACCGACGGCCACGTCGAGACCTTCGGGCATGTCAACCCGCAACACACCAACGTCGATATGCAACAGGTACCATCCTTCAACTCCGCTTGGGGCGGGTGGGTCGTGTACATGCCGGCAATCAATCCGTAG
- a CDS encoding phosphoribosylformylglycinamidine synthase subunit PurQ, with amino-acid sequence MSVSTLILRTAGTNCDAELAFAFEQAGATTQTLHLSRLIEDPSLIARFDMIGFPGGFSYGDDIAAGRILANRLRHRLLEPLQDAVKRGVPMIGICNGFQVLVKLGLLPYPEVAKQAVTLGDNAAGRFMCRWVPMAASAQSCCIWTQGLGRFELPVANGEGRFTAPPELIQQLNDNGQVALRYDTSAETGADPGGDTAGGTIGGNPNGSDDAIAGICDPSGVVFGLMPHPERYTVATQHPQWTRQPKVFLDQPMPGLRFFENAVEHARANSPAAV; translated from the coding sequence ATGAGCGTATCGACCCTGATCTTGCGGACGGCCGGGACCAACTGCGACGCCGAGCTCGCCTTTGCGTTTGAGCAGGCGGGCGCGACGACGCAGACGCTGCACCTGAGCCGACTGATCGAAGACCCGTCGCTGATCGCACGGTTCGACATGATCGGCTTTCCGGGCGGCTTCTCGTACGGCGACGACATTGCCGCGGGCCGCATCCTCGCCAACCGCCTGCGGCATCGGCTCCTTGAGCCGCTGCAAGACGCGGTGAAGCGCGGCGTGCCGATGATCGGGATCTGCAACGGGTTTCAGGTGCTGGTGAAGCTCGGGCTGCTGCCATATCCGGAGGTAGCGAAGCAGGCGGTGACGCTGGGCGACAACGCGGCAGGGCGGTTCATGTGCAGGTGGGTGCCGATGGCGGCTAGTGCGCAGTCATGCTGCATCTGGACCCAGGGGCTCGGCCGCTTCGAGTTGCCTGTCGCCAACGGCGAAGGCCGATTCACCGCGCCGCCGGAGCTGATTCAGCAACTCAACGACAACGGCCAGGTCGCGCTGCGCTACGACACCTCGGCTGAAACCGGAGCCGATCCCGGGGGGGACACTGCCGGGGGCACAATCGGGGGCAACCCCAATGGATCGGATGACGCGATCGCGGGCATCTGCGACCCGTCGGGCGTGGTGTTTGGATTGATGCCACACCCCGAGCGATACACGGTTGCGACGCAGCATCCGCAGTGGACCCGTCAGCCCAAGGTCTTTCTAGACCAGCCGATGCCGGGGCTGCGGTTCTTCGAGAACGCGGTGGAGCACGCACGTGCAAATAGCCCGGCTGCGGTTTAG